One window from the genome of Helicobacter pylori encodes:
- a CDS encoding DNA methyltransferase, with translation MEEQPSLYSALFNLALICDRGSKVSPISNVFVTNMLCDLHVNGSGSYAFLLYRLK, from the coding sequence GTGGAGGAACAGCCTTCCCTTTATTCTGCTTTATTTAATCTCGCTCTCATTTGCGATAGAGGCTCTAAAGTAAGCCCCATTTCTAATGTTTTTGTAACGAACATGCTTTGCGATTTGCATGTGAATGGATCGGGGAGTTATGCGTTTTTGTTGTATCGTTTAAAATAG
- the ung gene encoding uracil-DNA glycosylase: MKLFDCAPLSLAWREFLQSEFKKPYFLEIEKRYLEALKSPKTIFPKSSNLFYALNLTPPSAVKIILLGQDPYHSTYLKNQQELPVAMGLSFSVEKNAPIPPSLKNIFKELHANLGVPVPCCGDLSAWAKRGMLLLNAILSVEKNQAASHKRIGWEAFSDQILMRLFKTTAPLIVVLLGKVAQKKIALIPKNKHIIITAPHPSPLSRGFLGSGVFTSIQNAHREVYHKDFDFSL, from the coding sequence ATGAAACTTTTTGACTGCGCTCCTTTAAGTTTGGCTTGGCGGGAGTTTTTGCAAAGCGAATTTAAAAAGCCTTATTTTTTAGAAATAGAAAAACGCTATTTAGAAGCCCTAAAAAGCCCTAAAACCATTTTCCCTAAAAGCTCTAATCTGTTTTATGCGCTCAATCTAACACCCCCTAGTGCGGTTAAAATCATCCTTTTAGGGCAAGACCCCTACCATTCCACCTACCTAAAAAATCAGCAAGAATTGCCTGTGGCGATGGGTTTAAGCTTTAGCGTGGAAAAAAACGCCCCCATCCCCCCAAGCTTAAAAAATATTTTTAAAGAATTGCATGCGAATTTAGGCGTGCCTGTGCCTTGTTGCGGGGATTTGAGCGCATGGGCTAAAAGGGGTATGCTGTTGTTGAATGCCATTTTAAGCGTGGAAAAAAACCAGGCCGCTTCGCACAAACGCATCGGCTGGGAAGCTTTTAGCGATCAAATATTGATGCGCCTTTTTAAAACGACCGCTCCTTTAATCGTGGTGTTATTAGGGAAAGTCGCCCAAAAAAAGATCGCTCTAATCCCCAAAAACAAGCACATCATCATCACCGCCCCTCACCCTAGCCCCTTATCTAGGGGGTTTTTAGGGAGTGGGGTTTTTACAAGCATCCAAAACGCCCACAGAGAGGTTTATCATAAGGATTTTGATTTTAGTTTATGA
- a CDS encoding type ISP restriction/modification enzyme: MTSRRFCQSQKSGVGFVSNKISDLRTWTCPGMEGGDYVNPLYHNPNYTENFTPEFRSFIDKHYNHSFEPLEVLGYIYALLYSPNYRKRYEDFLKADYPKILFTNNKDLFRALSLLGIELIGLHVLNKESLNHSFEKLKDATIGESCYKEAHDRIIKKPLHNEPEQRLYINHSAYFRGVSQEIYDYRIGGYGVLDKYLKSHKNEPCNFDHVTRIIKVIARTIEIQKTLGFLTSDLPHLKGNDSKALMQEILQNPPPPPPFNTNIALILSRQAKASLGFDSAFISKEASDFNISFGGGGTAFPLFCFI; this comes from the coding sequence ATTACTTCTCGCAGATTTTGTCAATCGCAAAAAAGCGGCGTAGGATTTGTTAGTAATAAAATTTCAGATTTGCGCACTTGGACATGTCCAGGAATGGAGGGAGGCGATTATGTGAATCCACTATACCATAACCCCAACTACACCGAAAATTTTACGCCAGAGTTTAGAAGCTTCATAGACAAGCATTATAACCACTCTTTTGAGCCGCTAGAGGTTTTAGGCTATATCTATGCGTTATTGTATTCCCCAAATTACCGCAAGCGTTATGAAGACTTTCTCAAAGCCGATTACCCTAAAATCCTTTTCACAAACAATAAAGATTTGTTTAGGGCTTTAAGCCTTTTAGGGATTGAATTGATCGGCTTGCATGTCTTAAATAAAGAAAGCCTGAATCACAGCTTTGAAAAATTAAAAGACGCTACCATAGGCGAATCCTGCTACAAAGAAGCGCATGATCGCATCATCAAAAAACCTCTTCATAACGAGCCAGAACAACGCCTTTATATCAACCACAGCGCTTATTTTAGGGGGGTGAGTCAAGAAATTTATGATTATAGAATAGGGGGGTATGGCGTTTTAGACAAATATTTAAAAAGCCACAAAAACGAGCCTTGTAACTTTGATCATGTAACCCGTATCATTAAAGTCATCGCGCGCACGATTGAAATCCAAAAGACGCTTGGATTTTTGACGAGCGATTTGCCTCATTTAAAAGGGAATGACAGCAAAGCGTTAATGCAAGAAATCTTGCAAAATCCACCCCCCCCCCCCCCATTTAATACCAATATCGCCCTTATCTTATCGCGCCAAGCCAAAGCCAGCCTTGGCTTTGATAGCGCATTCATCAGCAAAGAAGCAAGCGATTTCAACATCTCTTTCGGAGGTGGAGGAACAGCCTTCCCTTTATTCTGCTTTATTTAA
- a CDS encoding S41 family peptidase — MTKRLFKGLLAISLAVSLHGGEVKEKKPVKPVKEDPQELAAKRVEAFSRFSNVVSEIEKKYVDKISISEIMTKAIEGLLSNLDAHSAYLNEKKFKEFQAQTEGEFGGLGITVGMRDGVLTVIAPLEGTPAYKAGVKSGDNILKINNESTLSMSIDDAINLMRGKPKTPIQITVVRKNEPKPLVFNIIRDIIKLPSVYVKKIKETPYLYVRVSGFDKNVTKSVLEGLKANPKAKGIVLDLRGNPGGLLNQAVGLSNLFIKEGVLVSQKGKNKEENLEYKANGRAPYTNLPIAVLVNGGSASASEIVAGALQDHKRAVIIGEKTFGKGSVQMLLPVNKDEAIKITTARYYLPSGRTIQAKGITPDIVIYPGKAPENENKFSLKEADLKHHLEQELKKLDDKTPNSKEADKDKKSEEEKEVTPKMINDDIQLKTAIDSLKTWSIVDEKMDEKAPKKK; from the coding sequence ATGACAAAACGACTTTTTAAAGGGTTGTTAGCGATTTCTCTTGCGGTGAGTTTGCATGGTGGTGAAGTTAAGGAAAAAAAGCCGGTCAAGCCGGTTAAAGAAGATCCGCAAGAATTAGCGGCTAAAAGGGTGGAAGCGTTCAGTCGTTTCTCTAATGTGGTTTCAGAAATTGAAAAAAAGTATGTGGATAAAATCAGTATTTCTGAGATCATGACTAAAGCGATTGAAGGCTTGCTCTCTAATTTGGACGCGCATTCAGCGTATTTGAATGAAAAGAAGTTTAAGGAATTTCAAGCCCAAACCGAGGGCGAATTTGGGGGGCTTGGGATCACGGTGGGCATGCGCGATGGCGTTTTGACCGTGATCGCTCCTTTAGAAGGCACTCCAGCTTACAAGGCTGGGGTTAAGTCAGGCGATAACATTTTAAAAATCAACAACGAAAGCACGCTGAGCATGAGCATTGATGATGCGATCAATCTCATGCGCGGCAAGCCAAAGACCCCTATTCAGATCACCGTTGTAAGAAAAAACGAGCCAAAACCCTTGGTGTTTAACATCATTAGAGACATCATTAAACTCCCCTCTGTCTATGTGAAAAAGATTAAAGAAACCCCTTATCTGTATGTGAGAGTGAGTGGTTTTGACAAGAATGTTACCAAATCGGTTTTAGAAGGCTTAAAAGCTAACCCTAAGGCTAAGGGGATCGTGTTGGATTTAAGGGGGAATCCTGGAGGGTTGTTAAACCAAGCGGTGGGCTTGTCTAACCTCTTCATTAAAGAGGGGGTTTTAGTCTCTCAAAAAGGCAAAAATAAAGAAGAAAATTTAGAATACAAGGCTAACGGCAGAGCCCCTTATACCAATTTGCCTATTGCGGTGTTAGTCAATGGCGGTTCAGCGAGCGCGAGCGAGATCGTAGCAGGAGCGTTGCAAGATCACAAACGGGCCGTGATTATCGGTGAAAAAACCTTTGGTAAGGGAAGCGTGCAAATGCTGCTCCCTGTCAATAAGGACGAAGCCATTAAAATCACGACCGCACGCTACTATTTGCCGAGCGGGCGCACCATTCAAGCTAAGGGGATCACGCCTGATATTGTGATTTATCCGGGTAAAGCACCAGAAAATGAAAATAAATTCAGCTTGAAAGAAGCGGATTTAAAACACCATTTAGAGCAAGAGCTTAAAAAACTTGACGATAAAACTCCTAATTCCAAAGAGGCGGATAAAGACAAGAAAAGCGAAGAGGAAAAAGAGGTTACCCCTAAAATGATCAACGATGATATTCAGCTAAAAACCGCTATTGACAGCTTGAAAACCTGGTCTATCGTAGATGAGAAAATGGATGAAAAAGCGCCTAAAAAGAAATAA
- a CDS encoding phosphoglycerate kinase — translation MLAKMSFMQNVKNIQEVEVGHKRVLIRVDFNVPLDENLNITDDTRIRESLPTIQFCIDNKAKDIILVSHLGRPKGVEEKLSLKPFLKRLERLLNHEVVFSQNIAQLKQALNENAPTRIFLLENIRFLKGEEENDENLAKDLAGLCDVFVNDAFGTSHRKHASTYGTAKFAPIKVSGFLLKKEIDSFYQAFNHPLRPLLLIVGGAKVSSKLTLLKNILDLIDKLIIAGAMSNTFLKALGYDVQDSSVEDALINDALELLKSAKEKKVKVYLPIDAVTTDDILNPKHIKISPVQDIEPKHKIADIGPASVKLFSEVIESAPTIIWNGPLGVHEKQEFARGTTFLAHKIADTYAFSLIGGGDTIDAINRAGEKDNMSFISTGGGASLELLEGKILPCFEVLDKRH, via the coding sequence ATGTTAGCTAAAATGTCGTTTATGCAAAATGTTAAAAACATTCAAGAAGTGGAAGTGGGCCATAAAAGGGTGCTTATTAGAGTGGATTTTAATGTGCCTTTAGATGAAAATTTGAATATTACCGATGACACGCGCATTAGAGAGAGCTTGCCTACCATCCAATTTTGTATTGACAATAAGGCTAAAGATATAATTCTAGTGAGTCATTTGGGCCGCCCTAAAGGGGTTGAAGAAAAATTGAGCTTAAAGCCTTTTTTGAAACGCCTTGAAAGACTCTTAAACCATGAAGTGGTTTTTTCTCAAAATATCGCGCAACTCAAGCAAGCCTTAAACGAAAACGCGCCCACAAGGATTTTTCTTTTAGAAAACATCCGCTTTTTAAAGGGTGAAGAAGAAAATGATGAGAATCTGGCTAAGGATTTAGCGGGCTTGTGCGATGTGTTTGTGAATGACGCTTTTGGCACGAGCCACAGAAAGCATGCCAGCACTTATGGCACCGCCAAATTCGCCCCTATTAAAGTGAGCGGGTTTTTACTCAAAAAAGAAATTGATTCGTTTTATCAAGCGTTTAACCACCCTTTACGCCCTTTATTGTTGATTGTGGGGGGGGCTAAGGTCAGCTCCAAACTCACCTTGTTAAAAAACATTTTAGATCTCATTGACAAGCTCATTATTGCCGGGGCGATGAGCAACACCTTCTTAAAAGCCTTAGGTTATGATGTGCAAGATTCTTCTGTAGAAGACGCCCTAATCAATGACGCCCTAGAGTTATTAAAAAGCGCGAAAGAAAAAAAAGTCAAAGTCTATTTGCCCATAGACGCTGTAACCACTGATGATATTCTTAACCCCAAACACATCAAAATTTCACCCGTCCAAGACATTGAGCCTAAACACAAGATCGCTGATATAGGGCCTGCGAGCGTGAAATTATTCTCTGAAGTCATAGAGAGCGCGCCCACGATCATATGGAATGGCCCCTTAGGCGTGCATGAAAAGCAAGAATTTGCTAGAGGCACAACCTTTTTAGCCCACAAAATCGCTGACACTTACGCTTTCTCGCTCATTGGTGGGGGCGATACCATTGATGCGATCAACCGCGCGGGCGAAAAGGATAACATGAGTTTTATTTCCACCGGTGGGGGAGCGAGTTTGGAATTATTAGAGGGCAAGATTTTACCTTGTTTTGAGGTTTTGGATAAACGCCATTAA
- a CDS encoding SH3 domain-containing protein has product MGFLFEKSLMSFCAHSIKTLKIISLILSFLAGFLVAENANEPEEIKAKVVYVKIPQLEDLENNPVYIGQIIGVTYDLLLFDAEFLEAKIKDGLDKTQIELLNKMPKWKKVEKELFRATYYYKIKGIKAIIPSLEVSAFSNKDKYIDHSIAPKVALQVTDLSKNPRYANVMAKDLQVVQYKTKDYDDKNNILVMEIAFKEATWEDFHIKEAIKQGFDNASLNQIKAKEGSVFYYCVLPKTLQNLSFDYFSLSNKQFKTLSFSTIPTQDTTGIQSDLIPKNNFLVFSNVALLALCVFFLVLFFIFGRKLIFLGLGILCLGFVLYHLLFTQKSALLLAHKKIRILPTQNSTILGLSKNEMPIKILGSHDDYYKILTPHEQIGWVKKDEVK; this is encoded by the coding sequence ATGGGGTTTTTATTTGAAAAATCGTTAATGAGTTTTTGCGCTCATTCAATCAAAACCCTTAAAATCATCAGTTTGATTTTAAGCTTTTTGGCAGGCTTTTTGGTTGCCGAGAACGCTAATGAGCCAGAAGAAATCAAGGCTAAAGTGGTTTATGTGAAAATCCCCCAATTAGAAGATTTAGAAAACAACCCGGTTTATATCGGTCAAATTATAGGCGTAACTTATGATCTATTGCTGTTTGACGCTGAGTTTTTGGAAGCCAAAATCAAAGACGGGTTGGATAAAACCCAAATTGAGCTTTTAAATAAGATGCCCAAATGGAAAAAGGTGGAAAAAGAGCTTTTCAGAGCGACTTATTATTACAAGATTAAGGGCATAAAAGCGATTATTCCGTCCTTAGAAGTGAGCGCGTTTTCCAATAAAGACAAATACATCGATCATTCCATAGCCCCCAAAGTTGCTTTGCAGGTAACGGATTTGTCCAAAAACCCTCGTTATGCGAATGTCATGGCCAAAGATTTACAGGTTGTGCAATACAAAACCAAAGATTATGACGATAAAAACAATATTTTGGTGATGGAAATAGCGTTCAAAGAAGCCACTTGGGAAGATTTTCACATCAAAGAAGCGATCAAACAGGGGTTTGATAACGCCTCTTTAAACCAGATCAAGGCTAAAGAAGGGAGCGTTTTTTATTATTGCGTGTTGCCTAAAACCCTTCAAAACCTTTCTTTTGATTATTTTTCGCTTTCAAATAAGCAATTTAAAACCTTATCTTTTTCAACCATTCCCACTCAAGACACTACCGGTATTCAAAGCGATCTCATCCCTAAAAACAATTTTTTAGTCTTTTCTAACGTGGCGTTGCTCGCTTTGTGCGTGTTTTTCTTGGTGCTGTTTTTCATTTTTGGGCGCAAACTCATTTTTTTAGGGCTTGGGATTTTGTGCTTAGGGTTTGTTTTGTATCACCTTTTATTCACGCAAAAATCAGCCCTATTGCTCGCTCATAAAAAAATCCGCATTCTGCCCACGCAAAATTCCACCATTTTGGGGCTTTCTAAAAATGAAATGCCGATTAAAATCTTAGGCTCGCATGATGATTATTATAAAATCCTAACGCCGCATGAACAAATAGGATGGGTCAAAAAAGATGAAGTCAAATAA
- the gap gene encoding type I glyceraldehyde-3-phosphate dehydrogenase, which yields MPIRIAINGTGRIGLCAIRVASQRKDVEIVAINSTAETETLLHLIRHDSVHGHFEAKLNADRTLNIGHSKNILVLSERDINKLDFSVANAEIIIECTGKFNSLEASSTHLKNSVKKVIISAPAQNTPTFVYGVNHKNYHNESVISNASCTTNASTPLLKILDEAFKVENALLTTIHSYTNDQNLLDTKHKDIRRARAAGLNLIPTSTGVSKAISLVLPHLGPKITGLAIRVPTPNVSLVDLSLSFKKSVSKASVQHALKDACKHAFKGIVSIDEERLVSSDFISSPFSAIVIDDQIMTIGEKNAKVLAWYDNEMGYSERLIDMAQYIAQN from the coding sequence ATGCCAATTAGAATCGCTATCAATGGGACCGGGCGCATCGGTTTGTGCGCTATAAGAGTTGCTAGTCAAAGAAAAGATGTAGAAATCGTTGCTATCAATTCTACCGCTGAAACAGAAACTCTTTTGCATTTGATACGCCATGACAGCGTGCATGGGCATTTTGAAGCCAAATTAAACGCTGATAGAACCCTAAATATCGGGCATAGTAAAAACATTTTAGTGTTGAGCGAGCGAGACATTAACAAGCTTGATTTTTCTGTCGCTAACGCAGAAATCATCATAGAATGCACCGGGAAATTCAATTCCTTAGAGGCTTCAAGCACTCATCTTAAAAACAGCGTGAAAAAAGTCATCATCTCCGCTCCCGCACAAAATACACCCACCTTTGTCTATGGGGTGAATCATAAGAATTACCATAACGAAAGCGTGATTTCTAACGCTTCTTGCACGACTAATGCTAGCACTCCTTTATTGAAAATCTTAGATGAAGCCTTTAAAGTAGAAAACGCGCTTTTAACCACCATTCACAGCTACACCAACGATCAAAACCTTTTAGACACCAAGCACAAAGACATCCGCCGCGCCAGAGCGGCCGGCCTTAACCTCATCCCCACAAGCACCGGCGTGAGCAAAGCCATTTCGCTAGTCTTACCGCATTTAGGCCCTAAGATCACAGGCCTTGCTATTAGAGTGCCTACCCCCAATGTGAGCCTAGTGGATCTGTCTTTAAGCTTTAAAAAATCCGTGAGTAAAGCGAGCGTTCAGCATGCGCTTAAAGACGCTTGCAAGCATGCCTTTAAAGGGATTGTGAGCATTGATGAAGAAAGGCTTGTTTCAAGCGATTTTATTTCTTCGCCTTTTAGCGCGATTGTGATTGATGATCAAATCATGACAATAGGCGAAAAAAATGCTAAAGTATTGGCATGGTATGATAATGAAATGGGTTATAGCGAGCGCTTGATAGACATGGCGCAATATATAGCACAAAATTAA
- a CDS encoding 1-acyl-sn-glycerol-3-phosphate acyltransferase — MKSNKKSNRLRAIYRALVIAIGLAVIIVFNYFNRKNNNARSSRRACSCFFSLTGVTLEKIGAFDTNAKLIVLNHQSLLDIIYLEAYHPSNICWIAKKELGEIPFYGHALTDTGMILIDREDKKGIVSLLKACKEKLEQNRPLVIFPEGTRGKGGEKFLPFKQGAKIIAEKFQLKIQPMVLINSIKIFNSKPLEAYKARTRLVMLESYTPNFSSPTWYEELEERMQKEYLKHYHELNPSEQ, encoded by the coding sequence ATGAAGTCAAATAAAAAGTCCAATCGTTTAAGAGCGATTTATAGGGCTTTAGTGATCGCTATAGGCTTAGCCGTTATCATTGTTTTCAATTATTTTAACCGCAAAAACAATAACGCCCGCTCCAGCCGTAGGGCTTGTTCGTGCTTTTTTTCCCTTACCGGGGTTACTTTAGAAAAAATAGGCGCTTTTGATACGAACGCTAAACTCATTGTCTTAAACCACCAAAGCTTACTAGACATCATTTACTTAGAAGCCTACCACCCCAGTAATATTTGCTGGATCGCTAAAAAAGAGCTGGGCGAAATCCCCTTTTATGGGCATGCCTTAACGGATACGGGAATGATTTTAATTGACAGAGAGGATAAAAAGGGGATTGTGAGCCTTTTGAAAGCGTGTAAAGAAAAGCTAGAGCAAAACCGCCCTTTAGTGATTTTCCCTGAAGGCACTAGAGGCAAAGGAGGAGAAAAATTCCTCCCTTTCAAGCAAGGGGCTAAAATCATCGCCGAAAAATTCCAGCTCAAAATCCAGCCCATGGTGTTAATCAATTCCATTAAAATTTTTAATTCCAAACCCCTAGAAGCCTATAAAGCCCGCACCCGTTTAGTCATGCTAGAAAGCTATACGCCCAATTTTAGCTCGCCCACTTGGTATGAAGAATTAGAAGAACGCATGCAAAAAGAGTATTTAAAACACTACCATGAATTAAACCCTAGCGAACAATGA